The Tistrella bauzanensis DNA window GGGTCGGTGTGCCAGTCCGCGCCGCGCGGGCTCAGATGCGGGTTCACGTCGCTGTCGCCCACCACCACCAATGTGGGCGTGGTCATCTGGGAGAAATCGGGGTTCAGCGCCGAATATGCCGTGCGGGCAAAATCGCTGAGGCTGTCACCGCCATGGCCGGGGGCGGCCAGCAGGACGCCCGCCTTGATGCGCGGCTCGATCAGCGACACATCGGTCGCGGTCGCGTCGTTGGGATCGGTCAGCCGGGCGCCCAGCAGCATGCCCACCGTCTGGCCACCCATGGAATGTCCGACCGCGGCAACCTTGTTTCGATCGACACGGCCGGCAAGTGTCGGAACCGCCGCCACGACATCGTCGAGCCGGTCCAGGATCAGCGTCATATCCGCGACCCGCGACCGCCAGAACAGCGGCCCCCCCGGGGCATCGGGGGCGAGCCCGGCCACCTTCGAATTGGCATGGGTGGGCTGGATCACCACGAAGCCGCGCGCGGCATAGAAATCGACCAGCGGCCCATAGCCATCCTTCGACGGCAGATAGAGCGAAGGGCCATGGCCATGCGAGATCAGGATGACGCCCAGATCATGCCCGCTCACCGGCGCCGTGACCCGCAGTTC harbors:
- a CDS encoding alpha/beta hydrolase family protein, giving the protein MNNLIRPARHIPVTDPTPTLSVNPVTLPAAGRGLPLELRVTAPVSGHDLGVILISHGHGPSLYLPSKDGYGPLVDFYAARGFVVIQPTHANSKVAGLAPDAPGGPLFWRSRVADMTLILDRLDDVVAAVPTLAGRVDRNKVAAVGHSMGGQTVGMLLGARLTDPNDATATDVSLIEPRIKAGVLLAAPGHGGDSLSDFARTAYSALNPDFSQMTTPTLVVVGDSDVNPHLSPRGADWHTDPFHHSPGADHLLTLFGGRHGLGGIAGYDAKETDDEDPDRLEVTRRLSWAYLRSALYAGDPAWALACAALAAHAGASGRVDGKRRLTP